AACTGCTGAACGGGAATAAGTCCCAAACTAATGCCACTGCCAGCGATATTGACAAATTTTTTGATGGGAATGGCAATCAAATCAAAATGCAAGGCATTGAGCAAGTGCAGTGGAATTATCGCAACAATATTGCCAGCGTGACCATCATCAAACGGGAAGGCGCTGACAGCGATGCGGAATATTACGTTTATGACAGCAGTGGCAGTCGCGTTCGCAAAGTGACGGAACGCTACGGCAACGGTGCGAAGGTTGCCCACATCGACGAGACGATTTATTTAGGTGGGGTAGAAATTCGCCAAACCAGACGAGGGGAAACTGTCACTGAGGAACGCCATTGCCTGCGGGTGATGGATAACACAACCTGTATCGCCATTCGCAACCGATGGGCGCAAGGAGAACCGCCCCAAGGGGTGAAAAATCCTCAAGTACGCTACCAACTCGACAACCATTTAGGTTCGGCAACGATGGAGGTGGATGCTGAGGGGCAACTGATTAGTTATGAGGAGTATTTTCCCTATGGGGGGACAGCATTTGTGGCGGGGAAAAGTTTAGCCGAGGTGAAGTTGAAGCACTACCGCTATTCGGGGAAGGAACGGGATGCAGCGACGGGACTGTATTACTACGGTGCGCGGTATTATGCCCCTTGGTTGGGGCGGTGGATGAGTTGCGATCCGGCGGGGACTGTTGATGGGTTGAATTTGTATGCGTTTGTGGGGGGAAATCCAACACAATTTTTAGATATAAACGGGTACTGTAAATATAAAACTGTAAATGTTTTCTACGCAGGTACGAATCGTACAGCCGAAGAATCATTTAATTTAGATAAAAAAGAACTGGGTAATAAAAAGTCAAATTCGACGCATTTTACATCTTATGAAAAGGATAAGACTCTAAATATTTTAGTTCCCGGACCAGGTACCACAGTAGAGAAAAATAGGATTCAAGGGCATGAAAAAAATCATTTTATATTTAATATATTCGCGAAAACTAAGGGAATATTAAGTGGACGCGGGTCAGGAGGAATGAATGAAAACTATAAACAAATAAAAGAACATTTGGAAGAACTAACAAAAAAAGGCTCAATGGATAATTCTACAGAGTTGAACGTTGTCGGTTATAGCAGAGGAGGGATTTCAGCTATTGATTTAGCAAACTATTTTTCCAAAACTAACAAAACGAAACTTGATGTTAGAGATCCTGTTTCTGGACCAGGAAATATACAGAATTTGGAAATTGCAGAAACCATAAATAAAGCTGAGGTTCAATTGAGTACAGGAAACATACTTCCTGGTTTTTTTGCTCCATTTATATCGGTAAAAACGGATAAAGTTAGTATTAATTTTACCAAGGGAGGTCATTCGGATCGTGCAAGAGATAGATTCAATGTTAGTATGCCTAATGCTGAAGGAATACATATAGAAACAGGAAACAGGTTTGAGCAAGTGAACGGCGAAAATTATAATGAAATGCTCAATATAATAAATCCAAATGAATTGGATTATTTCCAGAAAATCAACCTAGAGCTAGAAACAACTGGAGATGCTTCATATATGCCGCCAACTACACATGAGTACCGATTCAAATATTTTAATATGATGCTAAAACAATTTTTTAATAATAAGTAAAAATGTCTGATTTTAACGTAATAAAAGACGATGAGATTATCAAACCATGAATGAAAAAAAAGTCCTTAACTTCCATCATGTCACAAGTCAAATAGCAAGACAAAGATTGTACTTTCTTATTCAAAATCAACCCCCATCATCAGGAGATAACTAACATGACAGTCAAACGACTTCTTTCTATCGACGGTGGCGGCATTCGCGGTATTATTGCTGCTGAAGTTCTCGTCCAGATGGAAGACGCACTCAAAGCCCACAACCCTAAATGGAAGAGTCTCTCCAACTATTTCGATTTCATTAGTGGCACGAGTACCGGCTCGATTATAGCTGCCGGTTTAGCCACAGGAATGCCCGCCCGCAAAATTTTAGAGCTTTACCTAAAAGAAGGTAAAAATATTTTTTCGCCAGCAGAACATACTTTAGACGAACTTCTGGATACTCTTGGCATAGAGAAAGGGTGGGGGAAACGTTCGCTAATAAAGGGGCTAATTAAGGGATCTGGTAAACAGGACGAGCTTATAGAACAACTATTAACTAAATACACTGGCACAAAATTAGAAAAAGAACTACAGGAAAAGGACGTACTTAGCGACATCACCTTGGGTTCTTCCGATTTAAAAACCAATTTAATGATTGTCACCAACAACGTTACTCGCGGACAGAATTGGTTTTTTGTCAACAACACTGTCAAAGGAGAGTATAAAAAGAAAAGCGAATCTTTAGACCTCAATGCCGATATCCCCCTCTGGAAAATCGTGCGGTCTAGTTCTGCGGCTCCGACTTTCTTTCCTCCCTTCTCTTTTAAAGTTAAGGTTCCCAAAAATCATTCTTCTCAAGAATTTACCGAACAAGAATGCGAGTTTATTGACGGTGGAGTGGGTCCCTACAATAACTCATCATTTCAATTGTTTCTCGAAGCTGTTCACCCCGCCTACGGTACAGCTTGGGATTCTGGAGTTGACAAAATTTTGCTCGTTTCAGTTGGAACGGGATATGGCTACGCTGACATTGAATTTGGTGAGGCGGAAAAGAAAAATAATGCTCAGTGGGCTGGGTATGTGGTCAACGATTTAATGTTTGAAGCAAATTTGCAACAAAACCAAATCCTCAAGTTGATTAGCAAGCAAAAAAAGCTTAAGGAATCTGCCAATTTATTGGAAAATGGGGATGGGTTCAAAATTGTACCCATACAACAGGAATTATTGACCTACTGTCGTTTCACAATTTCGTTTACAGTGGAGCGATTTAAAGCATTAGCAGAGAAAGGACTCCTTAAGGACGACAAGGGCAACCTAATTAAACCTGATGCGATTACAAAGGAGGTTGTCGATAAGTGGGAGAAAATGGACTGTGTAGACCAGAGCGAGTACCTGAGTGCTATTGGTCGTGCAGTTGCTCAAGAGCAGTTCGATATTAGCTTGTTCAAGGGTTTCCTAGAGGATGAGGTAACTTAACTGCTTAACAGAGGAAGTATTGTCAAAGCTCAGCACATAACACTTCTGAATTCTCAAACTGTCCCAATCAACTACAAGAAAAATAGAGGTCAAAATGTCCGACTTAACTCAGATTAAAAATGATGAGAATCTCAAGTCTTTTTCCGAGAAAAACCCAAAATTTGATTTATCAAGTTTTAATTTTTCCGATGAAAAGGCTGTAGATTTATTAAATTGGGAGCGTTTCGATAAGGATACAATATGCGATCGCCTAAAAATGTATCAAGGGCTGTTTAAAGAGGATATTGTCCACTCTTTTTTCGAGAAAAACCCAAACTTTAACTTATCAAGTTTTAATTTTTCTGATGAATCTGTAGAAGCATTAAATTGGGAAGGGTTGGATAAGGATAAGATATGCGATCGCCTAAAAATGTACCAAGGGCTGTTAAATAACGATAAGAGCCTCAAGCTATTTTTCGATAATAATCCCAACTTTTATTTAGCAAATTTTAACTTCTCCGATGAAAAGGCTGTAGAAGCGTTAAAGTGGCAGGGTTTGGATAAGGATAAGATATGCGATCGCCTAAAAGCCTACCAACGACTGTTACACCTTGGTATCGCTCCCAGCGAGGCTGAGAAGCTTTTAGAAAAACCTCTTATGACTGGTTTTCAGGGAGGAGAGCAAAGTCAGCTAAGCGAGCCCGTTTCTGCACTTGCGATCGCCTCCACCCCCGAAGCAGAGTTCGTCCAAACTTCAAAACTCCCTCCGGAACAAGCCAGAGAAACACATCGCAAGGCTACTCAGGCAACAGCCGGACGGATGGTACTTTTAGCAAACGCGATGCAGTTTAGTTCACCGCGTTTGGGAACTATGCTGGCTGATAATGCTGCTGAAGTGCGCGAGAAGTTTCAATCGCTTCCTAGCTATCAAAAGCTATTTGGCAGCCTAGATTATTTACAATGCGATCCCTGTCAATCTATTTTTAGTCCGGCTGCCTATTTTGTCGATTTAATGCGAATTGTTGAGCAGTATATTGCTCAGGTTAACAAAGAAAATCAAGGTTTTATTGGTCTGAGCGATCGCCGTCCCGATCTAGAAAACATTCCCTTGACTTGCGACAATACCAACGATAGCCTTCCCTACACTCAAATTGTCAGCGAGGTTTTAACAGAAAAGCTTACAAAGGAGCTTGGCGAAGATGCGTTCCAACACCTCGCTACTGCCAAATATCCAGGTCATTTGCCTTTCAATCTTTACCTCGAACAAATTCGGACTTATCTAGGCCATTTAAACACAAATCTTGCCAGCATTTACGAAACGTTCCGTCCACAACAAGGTCGCGATGAGATTTGGGGGCGCGACTATTTAAAACTTTCACCAACAGAATACAATTTGATAACAATAGCAAACACTGGTGATTTAAGCGATCGTTACGGACTTAATATCTCGGATACTGACTTTGGGGGATTAAAGAAAAAAGAAACGTTCCTAAAACAAACGGGGCTTTCCTGGCAACAATTGAAAGACTTGCTTTATCAAAATTTATCGCCAGAAGAAATTAAATCTGGCATGGCCGCCCAATTCTACATTAACAAAAAGCTAAATGGTAAATATCTGAATCTAAACGATCGCGGCGAGATTGAAAACCTTAATTTGGAAACCCTAGATCGCGTCGATCGCTTCTTGCGCTTAGCTCGCAAACTAGACTGGTCATTTGCCGATTTAGACTGGGTACTAACTTCCATCGCAGTTGAAGATATTAATGAGAAAGCTATCAAAAAAATTGCCATAATTAAACACCTTCAAGCGCAAACCAAATTACCCTTAGATGTGCTGTGCAGTTTTTGGTACGACATGAAGGTGATCGGCAAAGGCGTCAATCCAAATCGTCCCCAAGACTTGTTCGATCGGGTCTTTAACAATCCTTTAATTCTTCAGGGGCAAGAAAAGTACGACACAAAGTCGGCGATTGTTTGGAAAATTGTTGATACAGATGCAGACCAAGAAACTTCAAGGCTTACTAAAAGTCACCTCATTGCAGCCTTGCAGTTGAGCGATCGCGAGTTGACAGATATTGTTCAGGAAATTTGGGTTTGGCCTCACCAAATAGAAATTGAATTAAACGTTGCCAATTTATTTTCACGACTTTTCTGCATCAGTCAAATTCTCAAGTTACTCGGATTGAAAGTAGACGACTATAAACTGCTGTTAAAGTTTCTAAACGAATCTTTTCCATCTCTTGAAAAACTCGAACTTGATAAATTAACCGAAATAATAGAATTTGCTCAATGGCTAAAAGTATCAGGGTTTAGCCTCTACGAACTCGACTACATTCTCAATGGAACTGTACATCCTTCTGTGGAAGGGTTTTTACCAGAAGATAAAATGGCTTTTTTTATGGAGTCTTTATGGAAAAAAGTCAAATTACCGGATAAACAGGAAAGGAAGAATTTAAGTGAGGAAGAAATAAAAAGGTTAGAAGATGAACTTAACGAAAAAGTTGCCATCCATTTTGGAATCGAGCCAGGATTATTCTCTGTTTTAGCCCAACTGGCTGTCCAAACAGGAAAAGCGCAAGATTGTATCCAACTTTTATTGACCCCAGTAAAAGCTGAGGAAAGTAATTGGCAGCAGATTGTTGAATGTTTTAAATTGATCTCAAGAATGCGCTTGCTCGTTAGCAAGTTGGCTTTAACAGAAATAGAACTAAGGAGTATTTGCGATCGCCCTCAAAGCTATAACATCGAGTCGCTGGCAAAACTCACAGTTAAAGACATTGAGAATCTCTACAAGTGTAAAAATCAATTAGTTCGGATATTCAGCAACTCTAAGGGCGACTTAGCTAAGTATTTTGAAGCTCCCTCTGTGGAAAACCTTGCTAAACTTACAGGCTGGAAAGTGGAGGAAATTCAAAAAGCCAATGACTTTCTCACAACAAAGCCAAATCCAAACGATACCAAGCCAGAGCCAAACGATACAAAACCAGAGCAAAACAAGCTTTATAATTCGGTTGAAGGTTTGCTTAAGCTCAAGCAATGTTTTGAACTCGGCGCTACCCTTGGCTGCAATATAGATTTCCTCTGCGACTTGAGCAAACTATTGCAGAAGGATTCAGTAGCGAACAATTGGGAAAAATATCAGAACGTAGCTCGCTCTGTCATTTCTCTGGCAAAAGCGAAGTATGACAGCGAAGAATGGGCGAAAGTTTTTGGGAAACTGAATGGCACACTCGAAGAACGCAAGTGCAAAGTTCTCACTGACTTTGCTTTGCAAAAACTTGGCAGGGAAAACCCGCGCCAACTGTCCGAATACTTGCTGCTCGATGTAGAGATGACCAGTTGCGCCTGCAACTCCCAAATTCAGCTTGCTATTCTTTCAGTACAGACTTACTTGCAGCGCTGTCGCATGGGGATTGAGCCAGGGGTGACTCAAGTTAACATTCCCGCCGTTTGGTGGGAGTGGATAATGAACTACCGCATTTGGGAAGCCAACCGCAAGGTATTTTTATACCCAGAAAACTACATCGACCCCAGTTTGCGGAAAAATTATTCTCCCATTTTTAAGGAACTGCAAGACGAGTTATTGCAGTCGGAAATTACGGCTGAAACCGTCGAAGCGGCTTATCGCAACTACTGCGATAAATTGGCTGAAATTGGCAACTTGCAAATTGTTGAGGGTTGCTGCTACTCGGTGCAAACGCCTAAAAGTGACAAGGCAGTTGATACGTTGTTTATTTTTGCCAAAACCATTACCCAACCTCATACGTTTTACTATCGGCGCTGCGAGCAGCCTACAGCGAATAAACCACTCTGGAGGTATTGGGAAAAAATCGATCTCCAAATTAACTCAGACTACCTCGCATCGGTCTATGCCTTTAATCGCTTATTTATTTTTTGGGTAGAAACGAAGGAGATTAAAAAATCTCCAGACAACCCACCAACAATACAAGCAACGGTTAAGTATTCATTTCTCAACGCTAGTCAAAAATGGGTTTCGCCACAGAGTCTTGTTGCAGATGTAGAAATTTCTAACATTCTGCCTGTAGCTTTAGAAAAGGATATTCAGGATTCTTGGCAAGAAGTTTACCCCATAGTAGTCCCAGCTACAAGTTCCAAACCAGACCCAGAAATAACTATTTTATGGGGAGGTTTATCGGCTATATTATCAAAACAATTTAATGCAAAAGCTTGGAACCTACAATACAAACACTATTTTTTAACAAAAATTGCTGGGGATTTATTGCCTGTACCATTAAATTTTAACAAGCAGCAAACATCTCTTACGCTGTCAGAAAGACGCAGTTATTTAGCAGCAACGGCAGTAGGCAATTTGGTAGTGTTTGCTGGCGGATATAATGATAGAGCCTTATACTCTGATAAAGGGGATATTTTTGCCTACAAAGAGGGGAAATTAGAGAGACAAGAAACATCTCTTACGCTGTCAGAAAGACGCGGGTCTTTAGCAGCAACGGCAGTAGGCAATTTGGTAGTGTTTGCTGGCGGATATAATGCAAGTGGATACTCCGATAAAGTGGATATTTTTGCCTACAAAGATGGGAAATTAGAGAGACAAGAAACATCTCTTACGCTGCCACAAGGACGCATGGGGTTAGCAGCAACAACAGTAGGCAATTTGGTGGTTTTTGCGGGCGGATATAATGCAAGTGGATACTCCGATAAAGTGGATATTTTTGCCTACAAAGATGGGAAATTAGAGAGACAAGAAACATCTCTTACGCTGCCACAAGGACGCAAGGAGTTAGCAGCAACAACAGTAGGCAATTTGGTGGTTTTTGCGGGCGGATATAATGCAAGTGGATACTCCGATAAAGTGGATATTTTTGCCTACAAAGATGGGAAATTAGAGAGACAAGAAACATCTCTTACGCTGCCACAAGGACGCATGGGGTTAGCAGCAACAACAGTAGGCAATTTGGTGGTTTTTGCGGGCGGATATAATGCAAGTGGATACTCCGATAAAGTGGNNNNNNNNNNNNNNNNNNNNNNNNNNNNNNNNNNNNNNNNNNNNNNNNNNNNNNNNNNNNNNNNNNNNNNNNNNNNNNNNNNNNNNNNNNNNNNNNNNNNGTTAGCAGCAACAACAGTAGGCAATTTGGTGGTTTTTGCGGGCGGATATAATGCAAGTGGATACTCCGATAAAGTGGATATTTTTGATATTGACGATTGCGCTTTTCCTGTTTTCACCACTTTACCCTCTAACCTTGAACTTCCAAACAATACCACCGTTACTCCAATTAAAAACCAAAACCAAAATTTCATCTTTCAGCACCGAAGCGAAGCCTTTTCCACACTCTCCGGACAAGCCTCTGACCTAACCCGCCTGACAACCAGCGCAATTCAGAAATTCAGTCATACCTTATTTTCTAAAGGTCTGGATGGTTTGCTCTCTCTTGAGTCTCAACTGATATCCGAACCGGACTTTCCCCGTGTATCCAACAATCAACTCGACTTTGACGGTGCTTACGGTGCATACTTCTGGGAAATTTTCTTCCACATTCCCTTCTTGATTGCCTCCACTTTAAACGCTCACCAGCGCTACAACGAAGCACGTCAGTGGTATCAATATATTTTCAATCCTACTCAACCTCCTCAATCTCCTCAACTGCCCAAACCGATCGCCTATTGGCTTTTGGATGAGGGAAAAGGGACAACGATATCTGATAAAGAGGGCACTAACACGGGGACTTTGACGGGAACTCCTAATTGGACAACGGTAAGAGACTTTCCTGGATCGGCTTCCAGAAATGTGTTGCAGTTTGATGGAAATTCCACTTATGTAACATTAACAGCAGCATCAAACCTGAAACTGAACAATAGCGACTTTACTGTAGAAGCCTGGGTAAAAGCAGACGAGCTCCCTCCTGGCGATATTAGAGTTTCCGATGGCGATCGAACAATTCTCGGTATGGATGACGACAGAACAAACAAAAAGTGCCTTCACCTAGTAATTAGAAACAAAAAAGCTTATATGGGTTTCTTCGGTAACGATCTACCTGGGAAAGCTGAGCTTCAAGAAGGAACGTGGTATCAAATAGTGTGGCGCTATAGCACATCAACAAAAGAACAAGCAATATTCATTAATGGCAAATTAGATGCTTCAATTACAGGGCATACCTCTTTTGAAGGAACCCATAACGTAAACATTGGTCGTTGGGAACGCAACCATTATTTTAAAGGCCAAATTGCTAACGTTCGTATTTGGAACGTGGCTCTTAGCAACGAGCAAATTTTTAACAACTTTGGAAATGTAAATGCCTCAGAACGCTTCTGGCGGTTTCTCCCATTCCGAGGTCAAACCCCAGAAAAACTCAAAGATATTTTAACCAACGAGGCAGCCATCCAAGCTTACAAAGAAAATCCTTTCGATCCCCACGCCATTGCTCGTCTGCGAATTGGCGCTTACGAAAAAGCGGTGGTGATGAAATATATCGACAACTTGCTCAACTGGGGAGACGCGCTGTTTACCCAAGACAATTGGGAGTCTATTACCCAGGCTACGACCCTTTACCTGCTCGCCTACGACTTGCTCGGTCCCAAACCGAAGAATGCAGGCAAACCTCCCTCACCAGAACCCAAAACCTTCGCACAGATTAAAGCAGGAGCAAAAGGAAACATTTCTGACTTCCTCATCGACCTAGAAACCCACCCAGAGTACGAAAAATTCATCAAACAGTTTGGTGATGCCGTTCCCTTTAACGCTCTCGACGCTTATTTCTGCGTCAGCGAAAACCAAGAGTTCGCCCAATACTGGGATCGGGTAGAAGATCGCCTCTTCAAAATCCGCCACTGCCAAAATATCAAAGGCATTGAGCGACAACTCGCCTTGTTCCAACCGCCGATAGATCCGATGCAATTGGTGCGCCAAGCAGCCGCAGGAGATGGCGGGCTCTCTCTATCCCTCACAGACAGCGTACCGCACTATCGCTTCTCCCACCTGCTCGAACGCGCTAAAGGCATGGCTTCCACCGTCATCCAGCTCGGTTCCACCCTACTCAATACCTTAGAGAAAAAAGATGCGGAAGAACTGGCACTGCTGCGAGCCACTCAAGAACCCGTATTGCTGCAACTGATTACCAAAACCAAGGAAAAGCAAATCCAAGAAGCCGAAGCCAACCTCACTTCTCTGCAAAAGAGCTTGGAAGCGGCGAGCGATCGTTCTAAATACTACCAAAACTTGATCGCTGGGGGATGGAATGCTGAGGAAAAGGCTACCGTAGCACTCATGGGCGAAGCATTACAACCCCAGAGCGCTGCAACTGCCATCCGAGGAGCTGCGGTTGCTGCCTACTTATTGCCCAATACATTTGGACTGGCTAACGGAGGTATGCAATTTGGCGAGGCGGTTAATGTGGGAGCGGCAGCTCTTGATGGCATTGCAGGCATTATAAGTCACCGTGCCTCTTTAGCCTCAACCGTCGCTCAATTCCAACGCCGAGAGGAAGACTGGACATTCCAGCAAAAAATGGCTGACTGGGACACCCAGCAAATTGAGACGCAAATCACAGCCGCGAAAGTGCGAGTAGACCTAGCCAAAGCCGAAATCGACGTTCACCACAAGAGCATCGAACAGTCCCGCCAAGTCGAACAATTCTTTAAGGACAAGTTTACCAACAAAGATTTGTATCAGTGGATGGTGGGTCGCTTGTCGGGCCTCTATTTCCAAACCTACAAAATTGCTTTGGAAATGGCCTATTCTGCCCAAAAAGCTTATCAGTACGAACTGAACAAAGACGATACCTATTTGCAACCCACATACTGGGACAGCTACAAAAAGGGACTTTTGGCAGGCGAAAGTTTAATGTTAGGGCTGAATCAACTGGAGAAAGCCTATCTAGATGGAAGCGATCGGCGTTTGGAAATCGAAAAAATTATTTCCCTGCGCCAACTCGCACCGGAAGCATTAGACAAATTAAAGATCGAAAGAAGCTGCAACTTTAGCTTCAACGAAAAACTCTTCGCTCTCGACTTTCCCAGCCATTACTG
The nucleotide sequence above comes from Ancylothrix sp. D3o. Encoded proteins:
- a CDS encoding neuraminidase-like domain-containing protein, with the translated sequence MSDLTQIKNDENLKSFSEKNPKFDLSSFNFSDEKAVDLLNWERFDKDTICDRLKMYQGLFKEDIVHSFFEKNPNFNLSSFNFSDESVEALNWEGLDKDKICDRLKMYQGLLNNDKSLKLFFDNNPNFYLANFNFSDEKAVEALKWQGLDKDKICDRLKAYQRLLHLGIAPSEAEKLLEKPLMTGFQGGEQSQLSEPVSALAIASTPEAEFVQTSKLPPEQARETHRKATQATAGRMVLLANAMQFSSPRLGTMLADNAAEVREKFQSLPSYQKLFGSLDYLQCDPCQSIFSPAAYFVDLMRIVEQYIAQVNKENQGFIGLSDRRPDLENIPLTCDNTNDSLPYTQIVSEVLTEKLTKELGEDAFQHLATAKYPGHLPFNLYLEQIRTYLGHLNTNLASIYETFRPQQGRDEIWGRDYLKLSPTEYNLITIANTGDLSDRYGLNISDTDFGGLKKKETFLKQTGLSWQQLKDLLYQNLSPEEIKSGMAAQFYINKKLNGKYLNLNDRGEIENLNLETLDRVDRFLRLARKLDWSFADLDWVLTSIAVEDINEKAIKKIAIIKHLQAQTKLPLDVLCSFWYDMKVIGKGVNPNRPQDLFDRVFNNPLILQGQEKYDTKSAIVWKIVDTDADQETSRLTKSHLIAALQLSDRELTDIVQEIWVWPHQIEIELNVANLFSRLFCISQILKLLGLKVDDYKLLLKFLNESFPSLEKLELDKLTEIIEFAQWLKVSGFSLYELDYILNGTVHPSVEGFLPEDKMAFFMESLWKKVKLPDKQERKNLSEEEIKRLEDELNEKVAIHFGIEPGLFSVLAQLAVQTGKAQDCIQLLLTPVKAEESNWQQIVECFKLISRMRLLVSKLALTEIELRSICDRPQSYNIESLAKLTVKDIENLYKCKNQLVRIFSNSKGDLAKYFEAPSVENLAKLTGWKVEEIQKANDFLTTKPNPNDTKPEPNDTKPEQNKLYNSVEGLLKLKQCFELGATLGCNIDFLCDLSKLLQKDSVANNWEKYQNVARSVISLAKAKYDSEEWAKVFGKLNGTLEERKCKVLTDFALQKLGRENPRQLSEYLLLDVEMTSCACNSQIQLAILSVQTYLQRCRMGIEPGVTQVNIPAVWWEWIMNYRIWEANRKVFLYPENYIDPSLRKNYSPIFKELQDELLQSEITAETVEAAYRNYCDKLAEIGNLQIVEGCCYSVQTPKSDKAVDTLFIFAKTITQPHTFYYRRCEQPTANKPLWRYWEKIDLQINSDYLASVYAFNRLFIFWVETKEIKKSPDNPPTIQATVKYSFLNASQKWVSPQSLVADVEISNILPVALEKDIQDSWQEVYPIVVPATSSKPDPEITILWGGLSAILSKQFNAKAWNLQYKHYFLTKIAGDLLPVPLNFNKQQTSLTLSERRSYLAATAVGNLVVFAGGYNDRALYSDKGDIFAYKEGKLERQETSLTLSERRGSLAATAVGNLVVFAGGYNASGYSDKVDIFAYKDGKLERQETSLTLPQGRMGLAATTVGNLVVFAGGYNASGYSDKVDIFAYKDGKLERQETSLTLPQGRKELAATTVGNLVVFAGGYNASGYSDKVDIFAYKDGKLERQETSLTLPQGRMGLAATTVGNLVVFAGGYNASGYSDKV
- a CDS encoding LamG-like jellyroll fold domain-containing protein, with amino-acid sequence MVFAGGYNASGYSDKVDIFDIDDCAFPVFTTLPSNLELPNNTTVTPIKNQNQNFIFQHRSEAFSTLSGQASDLTRLTTSAIQKFSHTLFSKGLDGLLSLESQLISEPDFPRVSNNQLDFDGAYGAYFWEIFFHIPFLIASTLNAHQRYNEARQWYQYIFNPTQPPQSPQLPKPIAYWLLDEGKGTTISDKEGTNTGTLTGTPNWTTVRDFPGSASRNVLQFDGNSTYVTLTAASNLKLNNSDFTVEAWVKADELPPGDIRVSDGDRTILGMDDDRTNKKCLHLVIRNKKAYMGFFGNDLPGKAELQEGTWYQIVWRYSTSTKEQAIFINGKLDASITGHTSFEGTHNVNIGRWERNHYFKGQIANVRIWNVALSNEQIFNNFGNVNASERFWRFLPFRGQTPEKLKDILTNEAAIQAYKENPFDPHAIARLRIGAYEKAVVMKYIDNLLNWGDALFTQDNWESITQATTLYLLAYDLLGPKPKNAGKPPSPEPKTFAQIKAGAKGNISDFLIDLETHPEYEKFIKQFGDAVPFNALDAYFCVSENQEFAQYWDRVEDRLFKIRHCQNIKGIERQLALFQPPIDPMQLVRQAAAGDGGLSLSLTDSVPHYRFSHLLERAKGMASTVIQLGSTLLNTLEKKDAEELALLRATQEPVLLQLITKTKEKQIQEAEANLTSLQKSLEAASDRSKYYQNLIAGGWNAEEKATVALMGEALQPQSAATAIRGAAVAAYLLPNTFGLANGGMQFGEAVNVGAAALDGIAGIISHRASLASTVAQFQRREEDWTFQQKMADWDTQQIETQITAAKVRVDLAKAEIDVHHKSIEQSRQVEQFFKDKFTNKDLYQWMVGRLSGLYFQTYKIALEMAYSAQKAYQYELNKDDTYLQPTYWDSYKKGLLAGESLMLGLNQLEKAYLDGSDRRLEIEKIISLRQLAPEALDKLKIERSCNFSFNEKLFALDFPSHYCRQIKTISVTIPAVVGPYQNINATLTQTSNKVLIEPDEKAVKWLLTGQGDSPELRILRQDWRNSQQIAISKGVNDSGLFVLNFQDDRYLPFEGTGAISDWILAMPPTKAKNQIDFVDSITDVIITLSYTALEGGPTIRDAVAEEIEKLTGQ
- a CDS encoding patatin-like phospholipase family protein, coding for MTVKRLLSIDGGGIRGIIAAEVLVQMEDALKAHNPKWKSLSNYFDFISGTSTGSIIAAGLATGMPARKILELYLKEGKNIFSPAEHTLDELLDTLGIEKGWGKRSLIKGLIKGSGKQDELIEQLLTKYTGTKLEKELQEKDVLSDITLGSSDLKTNLMIVTNNVTRGQNWFFVNNTVKGEYKKKSESLDLNADIPLWKIVRSSSAAPTFFPPFSFKVKVPKNHSSQEFTEQECEFIDGGVGPYNNSSFQLFLEAVHPAYGTAWDSGVDKILLVSVGTGYGYADIEFGEAEKKNNAQWAGYVVNDLMFEANLQQNQILKLISKQKKLKESANLLENGDGFKIVPIQQELLTYCRFTISFTVERFKALAEKGLLKDDKGNLIKPDAITKEVVDKWEKMDCVDQSEYLSAIGRAVAQEQFDISLFKGFLEDEVT